One segment of Patescibacteria group bacterium DNA contains the following:
- a CDS encoding O-antigen ligase family protein yields the protein MVPMFFLGLAAILFFFLAYYRPLWSAYLIIALLPTYVVRFQILTIPFTWLEAMVLILFVVVLLKRNFNWQVIKSDPLFYPALAVLVAATVAVFVSPLPLKALGAWKAYFLEPILFYFILISLITVRRQIEGAFWGLGLSVLYMGLICYVQKFIGWGVPQAFLTASGSVDRVVGTYGYPNALGLFFGPIIIAFVGFLFYRNQDSLLLYLSNRQRQWLKWLVIIVGFSVIVLAQSEGAMLAVLVVGFLLLLFNRRSRAYALIFLAFSVIIVLLNSGLRELIWQKISLQDYSGFIRRLIWGETWQMIKDHWLFGGGLAGYPASILPYHTHWFEVFPYPHNILLNFWSETGILGIGAFLWLTGKLVYDNLKNIFSIVWRYSQEWPFDKIASVVFLAVILEILIHGLVDVPYFKNDLSLLVWILLAVSTLNIRYKK from the coding sequence ATGGTCCCAATGTTTTTTCTCGGCTTAGCCGCTATTCTTTTTTTCTTTTTGGCGTATTATCGTCCGCTTTGGTCCGCTTACCTGATTATCGCTTTATTGCCGACTTATGTCGTGCGTTTTCAAATCCTGACTATTCCTTTTACTTGGTTGGAAGCGATGGTGCTGATTTTATTCGTGGTTGTTTTACTGAAAAGGAATTTTAATTGGCAAGTTATCAAGTCTGACCCTCTATTTTACCCAGCCTTGGCTGTTCTGGTTGCCGCTACGGTTGCGGTTTTTGTTTCACCTTTGCCATTGAAGGCCTTGGGCGCTTGGAAGGCTTATTTTTTGGAGCCGATTTTATTTTATTTTATTTTGATTTCATTGATTACTGTCCGACGGCAAATAGAAGGAGCGTTCTGGGGCTTGGGTTTGTCAGTGCTTTATATGGGGTTGATTTGTTATGTGCAAAAGTTTATTGGCTGGGGAGTACCCCAAGCGTTTTTGACTGCCAGTGGCAGTGTTGACCGGGTGGTCGGTACTTATGGTTACCCTAACGCCTTAGGATTGTTTTTTGGGCCGATTATTATTGCTTTTGTCGGTTTTTTATTTTATCGCAATCAGGATTCATTATTGCTTTACCTGTCCAACCGTCAGCGGCAGTGGCTGAAGTGGCTAGTGATTATCGTTGGTTTCAGTGTTATCGTTCTGGCGCAATCGGAAGGAGCCATGCTGGCTGTTTTGGTGGTTGGTTTTTTGTTGCTTTTATTCAATCGGCGTTCCCGCGCCTATGCCTTGATATTTTTGGCCTTTTCCGTTATAATTGTTTTGCTCAACAGCGGCTTACGCGAGTTGATTTGGCAGAAAATATCATTGCAGGATTATTCCGGCTTTATCCGCCGGTTGATTTGGGGTGAAACCTGGCAGATGATCAAGGATCATTGGCTTTTTGGCGGCGGCTTGGCCGGTTATCCGGCTTCCATTTTACCTTATCATACCCATTGGTTTGAGGTTTTTCCTTATCCACACAACATTCTGCTTAATTTTTGGAGTGAAACAGGGATTTTGGGCATCGGCGCTTTTTTGTGGCTAACGGGTAAGCTCGTTTATGATAACTTGAAGAATATTTTTTCCATTGTTTGGCGCTATAGCCAAGAATGGCCGTTTGATAAGATCGCCAGCGTGGTTTTTCTGGCTGTAATTCTGGAAATATTGATTCACGGCTTAGTAGATGTGCCTTATTTTAAAAATGATTTATCCCTGTTAGTTTGGATACTTCTGGCCGTATCAACGTTGAATATCAGGTATAAGAAATGA